A window from Branchiostoma floridae strain S238N-H82 chromosome 16, Bfl_VNyyK, whole genome shotgun sequence encodes these proteins:
- the LOC118403521 gene encoding uncharacterized protein LOC118403521: MTSVGADSCVVCCSTRHFEGSRFTTNRPAFHNKPAGAQRSCGDSVGTSVYSSVQGAVWCSMEPGLEEEIAGMSLGPIAYNFHPRRSDRERSGTGDGSVSVVRPRPRTPVSPPSEPELLESMTVSEWDGVDVETENWRLEQFTWCRCTNCQPMPSVRECVCCHDLTEAEKKGIGDGILCLVEHEDFHANNINKTVLRSALLARVENLREALGDPILHRTYRMQAYRQCTYWLHERLGTHIRRVIPSCVVWAIRDAYPEKKREHYRGFLEADEVYDFIYEARR; this comes from the coding sequence ATGACGTCAGTGGGAGCAGATTCGTGCGTCGTCTGCTGTTCCACTCGCCATTTTGAAGGATCGCGTTTCACAACAAACCGGCCGGCGTTTCACAACAAACCGGCCGGCGCGCAGCGAAGCTGTGGCGATTCCGTAGGCACGTCAGTTTATTCCAGCGTCCAGGGAGCAGTGTGGTGCAGTATGGAGCCAGGTCTCGAAGAGGAAATCGCTGGGATGAGCCTCGGCCCCATAGCTTACAATTTTCACCCTCGGCGCAGCGATCGTGAAAGATCTGGGACTGGGGACGGGAGCGTCAGTGTAGTCCGCCCACGACCTCGAACCCCGGTATCCCCGCCGTCTGAGCCGGAGCTGTTGGAGAGCATGACTGTTTCAGAGTGGGACGGGGTGGATGTAGAAACAGAGAACTGGCGGCTGGAGCAGTTCACCTGGTGCCGGTGCACGAACTGCCAGCCGATGCCGTCCGTCCGGGAATGTGTGTGCTGTCATGATCTGACCGAGGCGGAGAAGAAAGGCATTGGTGACGGCATTTTGTGTTTAGTTGAGCACGAGGACTTCCACGCCAACAATATCAACAAGACCGTGCTTCGTTCGGCACTTCTGGCGCGCGTGGAAAACCTGAGGGAAGCTCTGGGGGATCCGATCCTTCATCGCACCTACCGGATGCAAGCGTATCGCCAGTGCACCTACTGGCTGCACGAGAGACTCGGCACGCACATCAGACGAGTCATCCCGTCGTGTGTGGTCTGGGCCATCCGAGACGCGTATCCAGAGAAGAAACGCGAACATTATAGGGGCTTCCTAGAGGCCGATGAGGTGTATGATTTCATCTATGAAGCTCGGCGTTAA
- the LOC118403520 gene encoding uncharacterized protein LOC118403520 produces MKDTSFHPSDFTSDSENEEEIDCGEDEGGDDGEDDFISGDDDSQYYVVHKDKIRERFKTCHCGEPLLITEQFTTGSMLTVKYECTSFHRGTWESQPKVGRMAEGNLLTSAAILFAGGSYQKFSDICNTLKLKLFSETYFMNVQRTFLLPAINDFYISQQEFTLDAFRNAGTESPEDQIQVTLLGDGRCDTPGHNAKYCSYSLMEETSQLILDFQLVQVSETTSSNAMERLGFERSLDFLEEEGIKIDCIVTDRHRGVGAVLKKRRDINHQFDLFHFAKSITKKLTQEASRRAKKDLGPWIKFIVNHLWHISDTCQGDDVLLQEKWLSMLKHIGNIHVFPENSIFTQCAHPHLDRADTDDIMWLRPGSPPHQALYNIATNKTLLKDLSHLTGFKHTGTVEVFHSMLLKYAPKRQHYFFHGMKGRLQLAVLDHNENVLREQAKTLEDEARRSAAFSKRTKRWVYRRLFEGKTYEFREYLMADVVRRQASGQYKCGKVVLPDPGPDISGNIAPEERGDKQAIIDGYMTRFGLR; encoded by the exons ATGAAAGACACTTCCTTCCATCCGTCAGATTTTACATCTGATTCAGAAAATGAAGAAGAGATTGACTGTGGTGAAGATGAGGGTGGGGATGATGGAGAGGATGACTTCATTTCTGGAGATGATGACTCGCAGTACTATGTCGTGCACAAAGACAAGATTCGTGAAAGGTTTAAGACATGCCACTGTGGGGAACCCTTATTGATCACAGAACAGTTCACAACTGGCTCCATGCTGACTGTCAAGTACGAGTGTACCAGTTTTCACAGAGGGACCTGGGAATCCCAGCCGAAGGTTGGACGTATGGCAGAGGGCAACCTCTTGACATCTGCAGCTATACTTTTTGCTGGGGGAAGTTATCAGAAATTCAGTGACATCTGTAATACTCTAAAACTGAAACTGTTTTCCGAGACGTACTTCATGAATGTCCAAAGGACATTCCTCCTACCTGCCATCAATGATTTCTACATATCACAACAGGAATTCACCCTTGATGCATTCCGTAATGCAGGCACAGAAAGTCCTGAAGATCAAATCCAGGTCACTCTCCTAGGTGATGGGAGATGCGACACTCCTGGGCACAACGCAAAATACTGTTCTTACAGTCTAATGGAGGAAACGTCACAACTCATCCTCGATTTCCAACTAGTACAGGTTAGCGAGACAACAAGCTCTAATGCTATGGAAAGGTTGGGTTTTGAAAGGTCGCTGGACTTCCTGGAAGAGGAGGGAATCAAGATAGACTGCATTGTAACGGACCGGCACCGGGGAGTGGGGGCTGTCCTGAAGAAGAGACGTGACATCAACCACCAATTTGATCTCTTCCACTTTGCAAAATCCATTACGAAGAAGCTAACGCAAGAGGCCAGCCGAAGAGCAAAGAAAGACCTAGGCCCGTGGATAAAATTCATTGTGAATCATCTGTGGCATATCTCAGATACCTGCCAAGGAGATGATGTG CTCCTCCAAGAGAAATGGCTGTCCATGTTGAAACACATTGGCAACATCCATGTGTTTCCTGAAAACAGCATCTTCACCCAGTGTGCCCACCCTCATCTAGACAGAGCCGACACAGATGACATCATGTGGTTGCGGCCAGGGTCCCCCCCACATCAGGCGTTGTACAACATCGCAACTAACAAAACACTGCTTAAAGACTTGTCACACTTGACAGGCTTCAAGCACACAG GGACTGTGGAGGTGTTTCACTCCATGCTTCTGAAGTATGCACCGAAAAGGCAGCACTACTTTTTCCATGGAATGAAGGGGAGGTTGCAGCTAGCAGTACTTGATCACAACGAAAACGTGCTGAGAGAGCAGGCAAAGACACTTGAAG ATGAGGCTAGACGCTCTGCTGCCTTCTCTAAGAGAACGAAGCGCTGGGTCTACAGAAGGCTATTCGAGGGGAAAACGTATGAATTCAGGGAGTACCTGATGGCAGATGTGGTGCGAAGGCAGGCGAGTGGCCAGTACAAGTGTGGCAAGGTGGTGCTGCCAGATCCGGGCCCTGACATCTCTGGAAACATTGCTCCAGAGGAGCGTGGTGACAAGCAAGCAATCATTGATGGTTACATGACTCGTTTCGGACTCCGCTAG
- the LOC118403529 gene encoding putative ankyrin repeat protein RF_0381, producing MDASEYEFEWAVYRGDVQTVRRGLQAGWDFNHRFKGFPGNGTALHEASWNGNTEIVKLLLQHDADVNATDLHGGTALHSASRDALHFSRVSVNGKTETVKLLLQHDADVEARDNDGGTALHVASLAGYTKIVELLLQHDAGVEARDNDGRTSLHVASRYGKAKTVKLLLQHNADVEARDNDGWTALHLACKYQETEVVKLLIQHGADIEVKNKDGEKPLDYIYDKDVRRFLSNLAAEVSYHKLMKQSGGVKVDRFKLCICGPQEAGKSTLKESLQTGHVTAFFRDRMTPDHRPHERTPGVNVGTTNIPGVGEVSVWDFAGQSEYAVTHSMFMDAENTVFIVMYNIMAEIETQKREVHWWLCFIKSCNTKSTPSVILVASHADQTDTGKRVQRLPEQA from the exons ATGGACGCCTCGGAGTACGAGTTTGAGTGGGCTGTGTATAGGGGAGACGTGCAGACCGTGAGGAGGGGTCTCCAGGCTGGGTGGGACTTCAATCACAGGTTTAAAGGGTTTCCG GGTAACGGGACCGCACTCCATGAGGCCAGCTGGAACGGGAACACTGAGATAGTGAAGCTTCTACTACAACATGACGCTGATGTGAATGCGACGGACTTG CATGGCGGGACCGCACTCCATTCGGCCAGCAGGGACGCACTCCACTTCAGCAGGGTCAGCGTGAACGGGAAAACTGAGACAGTGAAGCTGCTATTACAACATGATGCTGATGTGGAGGCGAGGGACAAC GATGGCGGGACCGCACTCCATGTGGCCAGCCTGGCCGGGTACACTAAGATAGTGGAGCTGCTATTACAACATGACGCTGGTGTGGAGGCGAGGGACAAC GATGGCAGGACCTCACTCCATGTGGCCAGCAGGTACGGGAAGGCGAAGACAGTGAAGCTGCTATTACAACATAACGCTGATGTGGAGGCGAGGGACAAC GATGGCTGGACAGCGCTCCATTTGGCCTGCAAGTACCAGGAGACTGAGGTTGTGAAGCTGTTGATTCAACATGGCGCTGATATTGAGGTGAAGAACAAA GATGGGGAAAAGCCATTGGACTACATATATGACAAGGACGTCCGACGCTTCCTCAGT AATCTGGCTGCAGAAGTTTCCTATCACAAACTGATGAAACAGTCTGGTGGTGTGAAAGTTGACAGGTTTAAACTGTGCATCTGTGGACCACAGGAAGCTGGCAAATCCACGCTGAAGGAAAGTCTTCAAACG GGACACGTCACCGCCTTCTTCCGGGATCGAATGACTCCAGACCATCGGCCACACGAGCGCACCCCTGGTGTGAATGTGGGAACAACCAACATTCCCGGTGTGGGGGAGGTCAGTGTGTGGGACTTCGCTGGACAGTCGGAGTACGCGGTCACCCACAGCATGTTCATGGATGCAGAGAACACCGTCTTCATTGTGATGTACAACATCATGGCCGAaattgaaacacagaaaagaGAG GTCCACTGGTGGCTGTGTTTCATCAAGTCCTGCAACACAAAGAGTACGCCTAGCGTCATCCTTGTGGCCAGCCACGCGGACCAGACTGACACAGGTAAACGTGTGCAACGTCTACCAGAACAGGCTTGA
- the LOC118403276 gene encoding death-associated protein kinase 1-like, whose protein sequence is MWRLKGLLTRMKTQLQAHQRAIPKLCAEIIKCLPKWTKDKCSPKCPVLRWAQYKAAVMEMMGIESLADEDFLKTSSQYLDHLGEILFVSSLTEPIVILAPNWLCTDVFGKVMAPKNFPIQHLRTVKDIVKKDEIQKVFQDVADIDLLITLLQEFQLCHTFDGQEFIIPGLLTQAMPPEKWQKTEDPTKTVYFGKQVQCADTTDMFSSGFFPRVQIRLMRQLKNRPLLWRDGAKCFDCNVESLIKLSPDGRAVNICVRSEQADKQSCRQMLEQIDNVINNVLDECSPGTTTEERVLSARALKEHREEVYSYGMDQIDKAEAGDGIVYHDILGFSEDVNDLLYGGRDDDGEEKEQGAVGNRHRQPKMYGHHNTIINAGDGAVFHMYEGAVGAVEQLQLEDSVSEASSDRLALE, encoded by the exons ATGTGGCGTCTTAAAGGGCTTTTGACAAGAATGAAGACCCAGCTTCAAGCG CACCAGCGAGCCATACCGAAGCTCTGTGCTGAGATCATCAAGTGCCTACCCAAATGGACCAAGGACAAGTGCAGCCCGAAGTGTCCCGTCTTGAGATGGGCACAGTACAAGGCGGCGGTGATGGAGATGATGGGAATCGAGAGCCTGGCTGATGAAGATTTCCTCAAGACGTCTTCGCAGTATCTGGATCACCTTGGAGAG ATCTTGTTTGTCTCCTCACTTACTGAGCCCATAGTCATCCTGGCGCCCAACTGGCTCTGCACGGATGTCTTCGGCAAAGTGATGGCACCAAAAAACTTCCCCATCCAGCATCTAAGAACCGTCAAGGATATCGTCAAGAAAGACGAAATCCAGAAAGTGTTCCAAGATGTTGCCGATATCGATCTCCTGATCACCCTGCTGCAAGAGTTCCAACTCTGCCACACCTTTGATGGACAGGAGTTCATCATCCCCGGGCTGCTGACACAGGCCATGCCTCCAGAGAAATGGCAGAAGACCGAAGACCCCACCAAGACCGTGTACTTCGGCAAGCAAGTCCAGTGTGCCGACACCACCGACATGTTCTCCTCCGGGTTCTTTCCCCGTGTGCAGATCCGTCTGATGAGGCAGCTGAAGAATCGGCCGCTGCTGTGGAGAGACGGAGCCAAGTGTTTCGACTGTAACGTGGAAAGTCTCATCAAGCTGTCCCCAGACGGCCGTGCGGTCAACATCTGCGTGCGGAGCGAGCAGGCTGACAAGCAGAGCTGCCGACAGATGCTCGAGCAGATAGATAACGTCATCAACAACGTGCTCGACGAGTGCAGCCCAGGTACCACTACAGAGGAGAGGGTGCTCAGCGCTCGTGCACTGAAGGAACACAGAGAAGAAGTCTACTCCTACGGCATGGACCAGATCGACAAGGCCGAAGCAGGGGACGGCATCGTCTATCACGACATCCTTGGCTTCTCAGAAGACGTCAATGACCTCCTGTATGGCGGAAGAGACGACGATGGAGAGGAAAAGGAGCAAGGAGCTGTTGGAAACCGCCACCGTCAGCCAAAAATGTACGGACATCACAACACCATCATTAACGCAGGTGATGGTGCGGTCTTCCACATGTATGAGGGTGCCGTTGGTGCCGTTGAACAACTGCAGCTAGAGGATAGTGTGTCTGAGGCTAGCTCAGATAGGCTTGCCCTAGAATGA